The following proteins are encoded in a genomic region of Acipenser ruthenus chromosome 4, fAciRut3.2 maternal haplotype, whole genome shotgun sequence:
- the LOC131737008 gene encoding uncharacterized protein K02A2.6-like, translated as MAAYGKIEEYKAEQEDWIQYTERLSQYFIANEIKETEKQRAILLSVCGAKTYSLLRSLVAPLKPSEKTFAELVAALTEHYNPKPSAIVQRFKFDSCSRKPGISVAGFVAELRALSEYCEFGDTLNDRLRDRLVCGINDERIQRRLLSESTLDFRKALDIAQGMEIAAKNTSDLQATTSGILLSSTGTVNEISYDKSRRQTSYSENQHKLPCYRCGGKHSPDVCNFKDAECYSCKKRGHVARVCRSKKKDTLKQPRKEESMHVVEEESEVYTMFNVRSKQQREKPITVEVIINDQVTTMEIDTGASVSIISESTYNRNWPLDNKPELTTSDVVLRTYTGEQVPILGSISVLVKYQGQEIYLRLTVVKGEGPSLLGRDWLKQLKLNWTELFWTQAAGYQTLLEKHSELFQSGLGTLRGTTGKIQVDPAARPRFFKPRPVPYAMKDKVDQELDRLIAEGVIEPVQFSEWAAPIVPILKADGSVRICGDYKVTVNQVARIDTYPIPRIEDLYATLAGGQKFTKIDLSNAYLQILLDKGSKPYVTINTHRGLFCYNRLPFGVSAAPGIFQRIMDSLLQGIQGVCVYLDDILITGRTKQEHLANLEEVLHRLSQSGMRIKKDKCVFQAPEVIYLGHKIDAAGLHPVEEKVRAISEAPAPKSVTELKSFLGLLNYYGRFLPNLSTVLAPLHKLLQKQVRWHWGLEQTKAFTQAKALLQSSDVLVHYDGKKALVLSCDASPYGLGAVLAHRMLDGSERPISYASRSLAPAEKKYSQLEKEGLAVIFGVKRFHCYLLGRHFTINSDHKPLQSLFNENKPIPPMASARIQRWALTLAAYDYSFRYKPGEDLGNADALSRLPLPEGPQKVPMPTETVLLLEWLSTSPLDARQVSKATERDPVLSRIRRMVTNGWVGLPNRETKPYFSRKQEISIMEGCLLWGARVIIPPTMRPQVLKLLHEAHPGIVRMKCLARSYVWWPKMDQELEKKVQECTRCQANRHAPPEAPLHPWKWPQKPWERIHVHYAGPVNGKMLLVIVDAYSKWIDVHPMTSSTAEATIDRLRVTFAALGLPESVVSDNGPQFVGELFRQFMVQNGIKHIKTSPYHPSSNGLAERAVQTIKEGLKKMEKGNMESKLIRFLFKYRVTPQATTGKSPAELLMGRKLRTHLDLLYPDERARVEQKQAQQKANHDIHARQRFFKVGDSVFARNFGTGPQWLSGTISKQTGPVSYVVQLQDGRACRRHVDHVRRGFPKEPETDMPQPDSPQLEVEDTVSDQPCVDQGDSRTKTQDQLANYEEEQEILEDTSENQDITVGDQTEDTAPLRRSSRIPKPRVLMDW; from the coding sequence atggcgGCATACGGCAAAATTGAAGAATATAAGGCAGAACAAGAGGACTGGATTCAGTATACAGAGAGACTGTCCCAGTATTTCATCGCAAATGaaattaaagaaactgaaaaGCAACGTGCAATCTTGCTTAGTGTATGCGGGGCTAAAACGTATAGCCTTTTGAGAAGTTTAGTGGCTCCACTTAAACCTAGTGAAAAAACATTTGCCGAGCTCGTGGCAGCTCTTACAGAGCATTATAATCCGAAACCATCAGCCATAGTACAGAGATTTAAATTTGATAGCTGTTCTCGCAAGCCAGGCATATCAGTAGCTGGTTTCGTAGCGGAACTCCGCGCACTTTCAGAGTATTGCGAGTTCGGAGACACATTGAATGACCGTTTGAGAGACAGACTAGTGTGTGGAATTAACGATGAACGCATACAACGCCGATTACTGTCAGAGTCGACGCTGGATTTCAGAAAGGCACTGGATATTGCGCAAGGGATGGAAATTGCAGCAAAAAATACTTCCGATCTACAGGCTACAACAAGCGGCATTCTACTGTCAAGCACAGGTACGGTCAATGAGATTTCATACGATAAATCCAGAAGACAGACCAGTTACTCAGAGAACCAGCACAAATTGCCATGTTATAGATGTGGGGGTAAGCACTCACCTGATGTCTGTAATTTTAAAGATGCTGAGTGTTACTCCTGTAAAAAGCGTGGCCATGTTGCCAGAGTCTGTCGTAGTAAAAAGAAAGATACACTGAAACAGCCCAGGAAGGAGGAATCGATGCACGTAGTGGAGGAGGAAAGTGAAGTGTATACAATGTTCAATGTAAGAAGCAAGCAGCAGAGGGAAAAGCCAATCACTGTAGAGGTTATTATAAATGACCAAGTAACCACCATGGAGATTGATACTGGAGCTTCAGTATCAATAATTAGTGAATCAACTTACAACAGAAACTGGCCTTTGGACAATAAACCTGAACTTACCACATCTGATGTGGTTCTACGCACCTATACAGGGGAACAAGTTCCAATACTGGGGTCCATCAGTGTTTTGGTTAAATACCAAGGACAAGAGATATATTTACGACTCACTGTAGTTAAAGGGGAAGGCCCCAGTCTGCTGGGTCGGGACTGGTTAAAACAGTTGAAACTAAACTGGACAGAGCTATTTTGGACACAAGCTGCAGGATACCAAACATTGTTGGAGAAGCATAGCGAACTCTTTCAAAGTGGTTTAGGTACACTCAGGGGAACGACAGGAAAAATTCAGGTGGACCCAGCAGCTAGGCCACGTTTTTTCAAACCGAGACCAGTCCCATACGCCATGAAAGACAAAGTGGATCAAGAACTGGACCGATTGATAGCAGAAGGGGTTATTGAACCAGTACAGTTTTCTGAGTGGGCAGCCCCAATAGTACCAATCCTAAAAGCAGATGGCAGTGTACGTATATGTGGGGACTACAAGGTCACAGTTAACCAAGTGGCAAGGATAGATACATACCCCATTCCCAGGATTGAAGATCTTTATGCTACGCTCGCCGGAGGACAGAAATTTACAAAAATTGATTTGAGCAACGCTTACCTGCAAATTCTACTGGACAAAGGATCCAAACCTTATGTGACCATTAACACACATCGGGGACTGTTTTGCTATAACCGCTTGCCTTTTGGAGTGTCAGCAGCACCTGGCATTTTTCAAAGAATAATGGATTCGCTCTTACAGGGcatacagggtgtgtgtgtgtaccttgaTGACATTCTCATTACAGGCAGAACTAAACAGGAACATCTTGCAAATTTAGAGGAAGTGTTACACAGGCTCTCACAGTCAGGAATGCGTATAAAAAAAGACAAGTGTGTTTTCCAGGCTCCTGAAGTCATCTATTTGGGACATAAGATAGACGCAGCCGGTCTACATCCCGTGGAAGAGAAAGTGAGAGCCATATCAGAAGCTCCAGCCCCAAAATCTGTTACTGAGCTAAAATCCTTTCTTGGCCTGCTCAACTATTATGGACGTTTCTTGCCAAATCTGTCCACAGTTTTAGCACCATTGCATAAACTGTTGCAGAAACAGGTCCGGTGGCATTGGGGTTTGGAGCAGACAAAGGCGTTTACGCAGGCAAAAGCTCTGCTGCAGTCTTCAGACGTACTGGTGCACTATGATGGTAAGAAAGCCCTGGTGTTATCATGTGACGCTTCGCCTTATGGATTGGGAGCTGTGCTTGCACATAGGATGTTGGATGGTTCGGAGCGGCCCATCAGCTATGCATCACGCTCTTTGGCACCTGCCGAGAAAAAGTATTCTCAACTGGAGAAGGAAGGGCTGGCTGTTATTTTTGGCGTAAAAAGGTTCCATTGCTATCTGCTGGGCAGACATTTTACAATAAATTCAGATCACAAGCCTCTCCAGAGCttgttcaatgaaaataaaccaaTACCCCCAATGGCCTCGGCTAGAATTCAGCGCTGGGCTCTAACGTTGGCTGCATATGACTACAGTTTCCGATATAAACCGGGGGAGGACCTTGGCAACGCAGATGCACTGAGCAGACTTCCTTTACCAGAAGGCCCACAAAAAGTGCCAATGCCAACCGAAACAGTTCTTTTATTGGAATGGCTCTCAACGTCCCCGTTAGATGCGAGACAGGTCAGCAAGGCTACCGAAAGAGACCCAGTGTTATCAAGGATACGCAGAATGGTTACAAATGGTTGGGTGGGGTTGCCAAATAGGGAAACCAAGCCTTATTTTAGCAGGAAACAAGAAATAAGCATCATGGAAGGTTGTCTCCTGTGGGGAGCACGTGTCATCATTCCACCTACAATGAGACCGCAAGTTCTAAAATTACTGCATGAGGCACACCCAGGGATAGTGCGCATGAAGTGTTTGGCACGGAGCTATGTGTGGTGGCCGAAAATGGACCAGGAATTAGAAAAGAAGGTCCAGGAATGTACCAGATGCCAAGCAAATCGGCACGCCCCTCCAGAGGCACCGCTACATCCCTGGAAATGGCCACAAAAACCATGGGAAAGAATTCATGTGCATTATGCTGGTCCTGTTAATGGAAAAATGCTCCTGGTGATAGTGGATGCGTATTCCAAGTGGATCGATGTCCACCCGATGACCTCGTCCACAGCTGAGGCTACTATTGACAGACTCAGAGTCACTTTTGCTGCTTTAGGGCTGCCAGAATCAGTTGTTTCCGACAATGGACCACAGTTTGTGGGAGAACTATTCAGGCAGTTTATGGTCCAAAATGGCATTAAGCACATTAAAACATCCCCTTATCACCCCTCCTCTAACGGTTTAGCAGAGAGGGCAGTTCAGACAATCAAGGAAGGATTAAAGAAAATGGAAAAGGGGAATATGGAGTCGAAACTGATCAGGTTTCTTTTCAAGTACAGGGTGACGCCCCAAGCCACCACAGGTAAATCACCAGCGGAGCTCCTGATGGGACGGAAACTTCGCACCCACCTGGATTTGCTATACCCAGATGAGAGAGCCAGGGTCGAGCAGAAACAGGCGCAACAGAAAGCAAATCATGATATACACGCCAGACAACGGTTCTTTAAGGTGGGGGACAGTGTGTTTGCTCGCAACTTTGGCACAGGGCCGCAGTGGTTGTCAGGCACCATAAGCAAACAGACAGGTCCAGTGTCATACGTTGTGCAATTGCAAGATGGTAGAGCCTGCCGGAGACATGTGGACCATGTCCGTAGGGGTTTTCCTAAAGAACCTGAGACAGATATGCCGCAGCCTGACAGTCCCCAACTAGAAGTAGAGGACACTGTGTCTGACCAGCCCTGTGTGGACCAGGGTGACTCAAGGACAAAGACACAGGATCAGCTTGCAAACTATGAAGAAGAACAGGAGATTCTAGAAGACACTTCTGAGAATCAGGACATTACAGTGGGGGACCAAACAGAAGACACAGCCCCTTTGCGTCGCTCTAGTCGTATCCCGAAGCCTCGGGTACTGATGGACTGGTAA